One Cupriavidus pauculus genomic window, TGTTCAGGCCGTGCGCGTCGCCGACGAACGCCTGCACCGGCGCGATGATCAGCACCATCCACATCGCCATCGACAGCATCTTGCGCGACGCGGCCTCGGCCTTGCCATGCAGCAGCAGCCAGGCGCCCGCCGCCGCGACGAACAGCGCCGTGGACAGATAGGCGGCGATGCTCATATGGGCAAGGCGGTACGGGAACGACGGGTTGAAGATGACCGCGAGCCAGTCGGTGGGCACCACGCGGCCGTTCAGGATCTCGTAGCCCTGCGGCGTCTGCATCCAGCTGTTGGACGCCAGGATCCACGTCGTGGAGATCAGCGTGCCGACGGCGACCATGATCGTCGCCAGGAAATGCAGGCCCGGGCCGACGCGATTCCAGCCGAACAGCATCACGCCGAGAAAGCCCGCTTCGAGGAAGAACGCGGTCAGCACTTCATACGTGAGCAGCGGTCCGGTCACGCCACCGGCGAACTCCGAAAAGAAGCTCCAGTTGGTGCCGAACTGGTAGGCCATGACGAGGCCCGACACCACTCCCATACCAAAGTTGATGGCGAAAATCTTGACCCAGAAATGGAACAGGGTCTTGTAGACAGGGTCTTTGGTGCGCAGCCAGCATCCTTCGAGAACCGCGAGATAACTGGCGAGGCCAATCGTGATCGCGGGAAAGATGATGTGGAAGGAAACTGTGAATCCAAACTGGATACGCGCAAGTTCTAGTGCGGTTATTCCGTGCATCGCTGGGCTCTCTTCGGTGGACAGCGGCATCCGTTCGTGCCGTGTTGCGAAGATTAAGAGAGCCTCGGTAAAAGCGACGGATACAGTTGCGACGGTTGCGGCGAAGCTCAGCGCCAGCGTCGTGCGGACAGGAAATCATGCGCGGGAATGCGCGAAAACGCGCGTACGGCGCGTGCGAACTGTCGTGAAAACCCGTCGCGGGAACTGTCGTGCGAACTGTGTTGCACAGCCGTGTCGCGCACTGTATCCGTCGATATCGGCACGGTGCCACTACCATGGTTCCATGGCTCGACGCCAAGCACTCAACGTCTCAACGTCCCAACGTCCCAACGTCCACGGAGAACGCATCATGCCAGCACGCACCGCACGTACGGAAAGCCTCAACCGCCTGAACCTGACCACGGCATTGCAGGCCATGATCCTCGCCGCGAGCGCCTTCGTGGCCCTGCACGTGCAGAGCGCGCATGCGGAGACCGCCGCGCAGCGGCAGACGCTTGCCGCGCTGAAGGCCAGCAAGCCGCAGCCGTGCAACGCGCCCGTCACGCATGCGAGCCTCGAGCGCGAGCTCGCGAACCTCGAAGCCGCGGGGTTCAACCCTGCCGGTAACGACAACGACTACCCGCAGAACCTGGAGCGCGCGGAACGCATCGTCGCCGCGCACACGCCGGCCTGCACCATGGGCTGATTTTCCGAGGTCGCGGCGTGGAGGCCGTCATGAAGCAAGACCCTCCTCCTCCTCGTCTTGCGCTCCCCTCTTGCGGGTACCCCTCACCAGCCCGCACGGCCTGCCGCGACTTTTTTTTATTCTGTTTTTGCTGCGCGCTTTTCTGGTCTATACGACGATTTCGCGAATGCCGTCCGGCCTGCGCGCCAGCAGGTCGGCCAGGCGGCGTAATCCGCTCGCCAGCAGCAGCCGATCCGCCGCGCCGCCCAGCGAGATGCGAATCGCATTCGCGCGCTGCGATCCCACTTCAAATGCTTCCGACGGCGTGACACGCAGTTCCTCCGCGCGCGCCGCGTTGGCGAGCGCCTGCGACGTCCAGTAGCTCGGCAGCGTGTACCAGAGGTGAATGCCGCTCGGCGGTGCCTGTCCCACGCTCGATAGCAACTGCCGCGCGATGGTCTGCCGCGCGGCCGCTTCGCGCCGGATGCCGCCGAGCAAGGTCTCGGCCGCGCCGTCGTGGATCCATTGCGTGGTCACCGCCGTCGTCAATGGCGCGGACATCAGCGCGAACGCGCGCAGCGCGGCGAGGACCGCTTCTTCGGCCACGCTCTCGGGCAGCACCACGAAGGCGGTGCGCAGCCCGGGGCTCAGGCACTTCGACATCGTGGAAACGTAGCAGACACGATCGGGCGCGATGCGCGCGAGCGGCGGCGGTGCGTCCGGCGTCAGCAGCCAGTACGGATCGTCCTCGACGATCAGCAGGTCGTTGCGCGCGGCGGCCGCGACGATTTCATGCCGGCGCGACTCGGGCATCGTCCAGGTGGTCGGGTTCTGCGTGGTCGGATTGAGGTAGACGAGCCGCGCGCGCGGCCCTTCCGCGCGATCGCGGCAGGCCTGCTCGAGCGCGTCGGGCCGCATGCCATCGGCATCCACGTCCACCGCGATGACGCTGCGCCCCAGTTGCTCGGCCGCGAGCCGGACACCCGGGTAGGCCAGCGGCTCCGTCAGAATCGCCTCGCCGGGCTGCGTCTGCGCCAGAATCAGCGCCGCGAGCGCGGACTGCGCGCCGGGGCACACCATCAGCCGATCCGGCTCCACGGCGCCGAGCATCGGCGCGAGCCACATCACGCCGGCCGCGCGGTCGCTATGGCTGCCGCCGCCGAGCTGATACGTCATCAGCAGGCTCGCATCGGCGCGCAGCAGCACCTGCGACACGCCACGGCGCATCAGGTCGTCGAAGTCCACGCCGTCTGGCGGCGGCGGCACATTCATGCTGAGGTCCACGCGCTGCGCGAGCTCCACGCGCGGCGCGGCGACGAACGTCCCGAGCGCGCCGCGCGCGTCGATCAGATGCCGGCGGCGCGCCTCCGTGAGCGCGCGCGTGACCGTGGTCAGGTCCACGCCGAGGAGTGCGGCAATTCGCCGCTGGGGTGGCAAACGGTCGCCGGGCACGAGCGCGCCGTCGGCAATCGCCTGCTCGATACGTCCCACGATCTGCAGGTAGCGCGCCCCGCCGCCCGCACTGAAGCCAGTCAGCCAGGCAGTGGCGCCGTCATCTTGTATGGAAGTTTTCTCTCGCATGGGGCCAGGGCAAATCTGTTGCTTGTTGGTGGATTCCGGACGATTTGGTCGCTTGTATGGGCGTTGTCTTACCTTATCTTCCGCCGCGACATCCCGTATTTCCATACATTAAAACCCTCGTATGCGTACTTGTCCATCCCCGTCTGGCTCCGGCTGGCGGCGTGCCGCGGGCCTCGCGCTCGCTGCCGGCACCGTGTTGCTGCTCTCCGGCTGCACCATCGAGTTGCTCTCCCCCAAAGGCGATATCGGGCATCAGGCGAAAGACCTGATTCTCGTCTCGCTATTCCTGATGCTGCTGGTGGTCGTCCCCGTGATCATGCTCACGCTGATCTTCGCGTGGCGATACCGCGACTCCAACACGAAGGCAACGTACGCGCCGAAGTGGGCGCACTCGACGAAGATCGAAATCGTCGTCTGGACCATCCCGTGCGTGATCGTGGCGTTCCTGGGCTTCCTGATCTGGACCTCCACGCACAAGCTCGACCCGTACCGCCCGCTGGACTCGCAGGTGGAGCCCGTGGAAGTCGAGGTCATCGCGCTGAACTGGAAATGGCTGTTCATCTACCCGCAGTACGGCGTCGCCTCGCTGAACCAGCTTGCGATTCCCGTCGATACGCCGATCAATTTCAAGATCACGTCCGAGTCGATGATGAACTCGTTCTTCATCCCGCAGCTCGGCAGCATGGTCTACGCGATGGCGGGCATGCAGACCCAGCTGCATCTGATCGCCGATACGCCGGGCGTCTACCTCGGCCAGTCGGCCGCGTATAGCGGCGAAGGCTTCTCCGACATGCACTTCAAGACCTACGCCACCTCGCGCGCGGACTTCGATGCATGGGTCGCCGAAGCCAGGCGCTCGTCCACGCCGCTGACCGAGTCGGTCTACCGCGCGCTGGAAAAGCCCAGCACCAGGGACCCCGTCACGATGTATTCGACCGTGGCGCCCGCGCTGTTCGCCGGGACCGTCGACAAGTACATGAAGGATGCCGACCCTGTCTGCCGCACCGACAGCACGGCTTCGCTGCAGGCCTTCAATGCCATTACCAATCCTGTCCCCCGCGCGGCCGCGACCGGCAGCGTGACGGAGTAACCAGCCATGTTGGGCAAACTCAATCTAGAAGCCATTCCGTACCACGAGCCGATCATCATGGTCACGCTCGCCGTGGTGCTGCTCGGCGGCGCCACGCTGCTCGGCGCGGTCACGTACTTCGGCAAGTGGAAATACCTCTGGACCGAGTGGATCACCTCGGTCGATCACAAGAAGATCGGCGTGATGTACATCATCCTCGCGCTGGTCATGCTGCTGCGCGGCTTTGCCGACGCGATCATGATGCGCCTGCAGCAGGCCATGGCCTATGGTGAAAACCTTGGCTACCTGCCGCCGCACCACTACGACCAGATCTTCACGGCCCACGGCGTGATCATGATCTTCTTCGTGGCGACGCCGCTGATCCTGGGCCTGATGAACGTCATCGTGCCGCTGCAGATCGGCGCGCGTGACGTGGCGTTCCCGTTCGTGAACTCGCTGAGCTTCTGGCTCTCCGCCATGGGCGCCGTGCTCGTGATGATGTCGATGTTCG contains:
- a CDS encoding DUF4148 domain-containing protein, whose amino-acid sequence is MPARTARTESLNRLNLTTALQAMILAASAFVALHVQSAHAETAAQRQTLAALKASKPQPCNAPVTHASLERELANLEAAGFNPAGNDNDYPQNLERAERIVAAHTPACTMG
- a CDS encoding PLP-dependent aminotransferase family protein, with the protein product MREKTSIQDDGATAWLTGFSAGGGARYLQIVGRIEQAIADGALVPGDRLPPQRRIAALLGVDLTTVTRALTEARRRHLIDARGALGTFVAAPRVELAQRVDLSMNVPPPPDGVDFDDLMRRGVSQVLLRADASLLMTYQLGGGSHSDRAAGVMWLAPMLGAVEPDRLMVCPGAQSALAALILAQTQPGEAILTEPLAYPGVRLAAEQLGRSVIAVDVDADGMRPDALEQACRDRAEGPRARLVYLNPTTQNPTTWTMPESRRHEIVAAAARNDLLIVEDDPYWLLTPDAPPPLARIAPDRVCYVSTMSKCLSPGLRTAFVVLPESVAEEAVLAALRAFALMSAPLTTAVTTQWIHDGAAETLLGGIRREAAARQTIARQLLSSVGQAPPSGIHLWYTLPSYWTSQALANAARAEELRVTPSEAFEVGSQRANAIRISLGGAADRLLLASGLRRLADLLARRPDGIREIVV
- the cyoA gene encoding ubiquinol oxidase subunit II; this encodes MRTCPSPSGSGWRRAAGLALAAGTVLLLSGCTIELLSPKGDIGHQAKDLILVSLFLMLLVVVPVIMLTLIFAWRYRDSNTKATYAPKWAHSTKIEIVVWTIPCVIVAFLGFLIWTSTHKLDPYRPLDSQVEPVEVEVIALNWKWLFIYPQYGVASLNQLAIPVDTPINFKITSESMMNSFFIPQLGSMVYAMAGMQTQLHLIADTPGVYLGQSAAYSGEGFSDMHFKTYATSRADFDAWVAEARRSSTPLTESVYRALEKPSTRDPVTMYSTVAPALFAGTVDKYMKDADPVCRTDSTASLQAFNAITNPVPRAAATGSVTE
- a CDS encoding cytochrome ubiquinol oxidase subunit I; protein product: MHGITALELARIQFGFTVSFHIIFPAITIGLASYLAVLEGCWLRTKDPVYKTLFHFWVKIFAINFGMGVVSGLVMAYQFGTNWSFFSEFAGGVTGPLLTYEVLTAFFLEAGFLGVMLFGWNRVGPGLHFLATIMVAVGTLISTTWILASNSWMQTPQGYEILNGRVVPTDWLAVIFNPSFPYRLAHMSIAAYLSTALFVAAAGAWLLLHGKAEAASRKMLSMAMWMVLIIAPVQAFVGDAHGLNTLKYQPAKIAAMEGHWDTAPKGDTSGFPLIVFGIPDMDKEVTKYAIEIPRLGSLILTHSLDGQIRGLKDFPKADRPNSTVIFFTFRAMVALGVLMILFGLLGLVLRRNGALFHNRLFQRFAVAMGPTGLIALLAGWLTTEIGRQPWVVYGLLRTSEAVSRHDVGPIAGSLAAFVVVYFLLFGAGIRYMLKLVNKGPDGGAHGDVGPSHIPVPPQAVPMGGSASGTVPGTAAAQFSNH